The following are from one region of the Aspergillus chevalieri M1 DNA, chromosome 1, nearly complete sequence genome:
- the TIM54 gene encoding Tim22-complex subunit TIM54 (BUSCO:EOG09263XVS;~COG:U;~EggNog:ENOG410PGC5;~InterPro:IPR021056;~PFAM:PF11711;~TransMembrane:1 (o44-61i)) — protein MVDSSNSALAAGQAQSKPAPKAQNPAMRMLGMPNFRFKLPSRNWMIFLTVTGSFTAALLYDRRERKRSQQKWCDLVAHLSKETLPIEQTRRKLTIYLAAPPGDGLRIARDHFREYVKPILVAAALDYQVIEGRREGDIRAGTAENIRKLRRKAGEPSSVVEEQSTEQIIAAARQSMGVYEEPGPQGDIVIGRHTWKEYIRGLHEGWLGPLDPPQPPAPVEEVTNLQNNPETTPAESPEKEGEQAPESKEKEEEKEKAKKKPAGPAPAYIAPADYPSRALPPTLPESFDGSVPIAFPHLLGFLNTPIRLYRYLNRRHLAEDIGREVAGAVLASYTRPYHDDIMPSDSESVTTTPTSIPGHDVTTDLPPRNYEQQTILEEAEREWHKSVHKRDPVGPNGDNEREWLDNVVLDPRIASRMQRYTLCPHEEARAQRIVEGTEYILGEKRPAPVPFWKNLWVQYGYGEDEETLKRKPILGNIDEE, from the exons ATGGTGGACTCTTCCAATTCTGCCCTGGCAGCCGGCCAGGCTCAGTCGAAGCCGGCTCCTAAAGCACAAAATCCAGCCATGAGGATGCTCG GAATGCCCAATTTCCGCTTCAAGTTGCCTTCTCGGAATTGGATGATATTCCTCACTGTCACTGGTTCCTTCACCGCCGCTCTCCTCTACGACCGCCGGGAGAGAAAGCGCTCCCAGCAAAAATGGTGCGATTTGGTGGCTCACCTTTCCAAGGAGACTCTTCCCATTGAGCAGACACGGCGCAAGTTGACAATCTACCTGGCCGCCCCTCCGGGTGATGGTCTTCGAATTGCGCGGGATCACTTCCGCGAGTATGTGAAACCGATTCTGGTGGCGGCCGCGCTGGACTACCAGGTTATCGAGGGTCGACGGGAAGGCGACATTCGTGCGGGCACAGCGGAGAATATCCGGAAATTGAGACGGAAGGCTGGCGAACCGAGCAGTGTGGTGGAAGAGCAAAGCACTGAACAGATCATTGCCGCAGCAAGGCAGAGTATGGGGGTTTACGAGGAACCTGGTCCACAGGGTGACATCGTGATTGGACGGCATACATGGAAGGAATATATCCGTGGTCTCCACGAAGGGTGGTTGGGACCGCTTGATCCTCCACAGCCGCCTGCGCCGGTGGAAGAGGTTACTAACCTCCAAAATAACCCCGAAACTACCCCCGCAGAATCTCCTGAGAAGGAGGGCGAACAAGCCCCCGAGAgtaaagagaaggaagaggaaaaggaaaaggcgaaAAAGAAACCGGCAGGCCCGGCTCCAGCATACATTGCTCCCGCCGATTACCCGTCCCGAGCCCTTCCTCCCACTCTCCCAGAGTCCTTTGACGGCTCTGTCCCAATCGCGTTCCCGCACCTCCTGGGCTTCCTGAACACCCCGATCCGACTGTATAGGTATCTCAACCGACGTCATCTCGCGGAAGACATCGGCCGCGAGGTCGCCGGTGCCGTCCTCGCCTCCTACACCAGGCCCTACCACGACGACATCATGCCCTCAGACTCCGAATCCGTGACCACAACCCCCACGTCTATCCCTGGCCATGATGTGACAACAGACCTTCCGCCCCGGAACTACGAGCAGCAGACTATCCTCGAGGAGGCGGAGCGAGAATGGCACAAGTCGGTCCACAAGCGCGACCCTGTCGGCCCCAACGGCGACAACGAACGCGAATGGCTGGACAATGTTGTTTTGGATCCTCGGATTGCTTCCCGTATGCAGCGCTACACGCTCTGCCCTCACGAAGAGGCTCGTGCCCAGCGCATTGTTGAGGGCACAGAGTACATCCTTGGTGAGAAGAGGCCTGCCCCCGTTCCTTTCTGGAAGAACCTCTGGGTTCAGTATGGATAcggcgaggatgaggagacgCTCAAGCGGAAGCCGATCCTTGGAAACATTGATGAAGAGTAA